One Ricinus communis isolate WT05 ecotype wild-type chromosome 1, ASM1957865v1, whole genome shotgun sequence DNA window includes the following coding sequences:
- the LOC8266295 gene encoding transcription factor MYC2, with amino-acid sequence MDELIISPSSSSSLVSFSQGTPPTLQQRLQFILQSQPDWWAYAIFWQTLNADNGRIFLAWGDGHFQGTRDTSPNQATINNKHIQSHRISSLNSERKRGMKGIQALIGSDNHDIDVSIMDGSNATDAEWFYIMSLTRSFSAGDGVPGKALSTGSLVWLTGRQDLQFYNCERAKEAQMHGIETLVCIPTCDGVLELGSSDLIRENWGVVQQAKSLFGSDMMPNNPSPPIHLLDMNISFADIGIIAGVQEGDTTTHANQKPQENDAKKESNNAESEHSDSDSSLLAAASLDKKTPKKRGRKPALGRDTPLNHVEAERLRREKLNHRFYALRAVVPNVSRMDKASLLSDAVCYINELKAKIEELESQLHRKSSKRVKLEVADNTDNQSTTTSEDQAASKPISTVCTTTGFPPEIEVKILANDAMIRVQSENVNYPAARLMTALRDLEFQVHHVSMSTVNELMLQDVVVRVPDGLRTEEDLKTAIFRRLEQ; translated from the coding sequence ATGGATGAGCTAATTATATCtccatcttcatcttcttctcttGTTTCCTTTTCCCAAGGAACTCCACCTACTCTCCAACAAAGGCTTCAATTCATACTTCAAAGCCAACCAGACTGGTGGGCTTATGCTATCTTTTGGCAAACATTAAATGCCGATAATGGCCGGATCTTCTTGGCTTGGGGAGACGGCCACTTTCAAGGCACGAGAGACACATCTCCAAATCAAGCCACCATCAACAATAAACACATCCAATCACACCGAATTTCAAGCTTAAACTCtgagagaaagagaggcatGAAAGGAATCCAAGCTCTCATCGGCAGCGACAATCATGACATCGATGTGTCTATTATGGACGGCAGCAACGCTACTGATGCTGAATGGTTCTATATCATGTCTCTCACTCGATCTTTCTCTGCAGGAGATGGTGTTCCAGGGAAGGCACTTAGTACTGGTTCTTTGGTGTGGTTAACGGGTCGCCAAGACCTACAGTTCTACAACTGTGAAAGAGCTAAAGAAGCACAAATGCATGGCATTGAAACACTTGTCTGCATACCAACATGTGATGGAGTTCTTGAATTGGGATCATCTGATCTGATCAGAGAAAACTGGGGTGTTGTTCAACAGGCCAAGTCTCTTTTCGGATCAGATATGATGCCTAACAATCCCAGCCCACCCATCCATTTACTTGACATGAACATTTCTTTCGCTGATATAGGCATAATCGCGGGAGTACAAGAAGGAGATACAACAACTCATGCAAATCAGAAACCACAAGAAAATGATGCAAAGAAAGAGTCTAATAACGCAGAGTCGGAGCATTCCGACTCGGATAGTTCATTACTAGCTGCTGCTTCCCTAGATAAAAAGACCCcaaagaaaagaggaagaaaacCTGCCCTTGGCCGAGACACACCACTGAACCATGTAGAGGCAGAACGGCTGCGGCGAGAGAAGCTCAACCACCGCTTCTACGCCTTGCGAGCCGTTGTCCCGAACGTGTCAAGGATGGACAAAGCATCATTGCTATCTGACGCTGTCTGctatataaatgaattaaagGCGAAGATTGAGGAATTGGAATCACAGTTACACAGGAAGTCCTCCAAAAGGGTAAAACTAGAAGTAGCTGATAACACAGATAATCAAAGCACAACCACTTCCGAAGATCAAGCTGCCAGCAAGCCTATTAGTACCGTTTGTACTACTACTGGATTTCCGCCTGAAATTGAGGTAAAGATTTTAGCTAATGATGCTATGATTAGGGTTCAATCTGAAAACGTGAATTATCCAGCCGCTAGGTTAATGACTGCTTTACGTGATCTTGAGTTTCAAGTGCATCATGTTAGTATGTCTACTGTTAATGAACTCATGCTTCAAGATGTTGTGGTTAGGGTTCCTGATGGATTGAGAACTGAAGAGGATTTAAAAACTGCTATTTTCAGAAGATTAGAACAATAA